The DNA segment GCGCTGACGAAGCAGGTTCAGGCGCCTAAAAAATGTTGTCATATCAGGGATAAGTTGCCCGCAAGTTGTCAGAATCTAGCGAAAGGTCTTAATGAACTATAGCAGCCAAAGTTTCGCGTTGTCTTGTATTGGTCGGGGTTAAAAGGAAGAAAAATAAAAGTTGGAATACATGCAACGGCTTATTTTTTTAAGCCACTATAGGGCTTGATGTAGATCAACACGAGGATATGCGGCAAGTCGTAACCTGAGTTCAGATCGAAACACGAGAATTTAGGAGATTTGCCATGTATCTGGACACTGTTGTTATCGCTGGCATCGTAACTGTGCTGCTGGTGGTGGCATTTTTTGTAGGGTTTGGCGTCTTTATTATGCGCGATCAAAAAGCCCATGGCCCTGACGCTAATGAAATCG comes from the Marinobacter psychrophilus genome and includes:
- the ccoM gene encoding cytochrome c oxidase subunit CcoM is translated as MYLDTVVIAGIVTVLLVVAFFVGFGVFIMRDQKAHGPDANEIAGKKIDKPS